Part of the Solanum pennellii chromosome 10, SPENNV200 genome is shown below.
tTTTCCAGTTACTCACGTATGTAAACAAAACTTATATCTTCTTATCAACATTTAAATCACTTACATTATATATGACAATTACACTCACCAATCAAATGTATAGTCGATTAAGTTTATCATGGGATGAACTATATTACTGATATTGATCCCAAAATAACAGACCATAGATATTGCTAGGTTGTGAACAACCAACCATCATAATTTAGAAATTGTATTATTACTCTTACCTAGCTTTAAAACCATTTATATTGAGGAAACATAAGCTCACATAAGGAGATTGTCTATACTACTATGTGGGTGAGGATTATGTTAAAGAGTTGTACACtataattcatattagttttacctttttattgaattaaatgtCGATCAATACATGTTGTATTTTTTAAGAACAACTTTATACTTCTttcgtctcattttatgtggcaaCATTTGATTCGTCACGGAATTTAAGAAATagtgaaaattttgaaacatttactatattttccttcaaaaaaGTAACTCACTTTTCTCTTTCCTCATAAACGTATTAGAAAATTAAGTGGGACCAATAAGgataaaagagaaattatacctttaaatacttaccatataaaaaaatatggcattcttttttaaactgaccaaaaaagaaataatatcacataaaatgagacaaatcaactaatattttatgtttttgctataagcttttttttattttgtaagattatatatagaaaaactaAGAGAACTACTTATGAAATTTCAGTGagtaaaatacaatttaaaaatttaaattatataccaataaaattttaaaactttaaatctTATAACTCGTAATAACTAAATAAGatactatataaataaaatttgggcaactttcacagcaaataaaaaaattatatttgtatgttatagcaaagtttgcataattgcgctccataacaaacatagaaactgtataattcgctatacatatacagttgaagcaaattgtataaaacgaagtgtataaaacaagaaagagaaagacacttgggcagagaactgtataaaaacgaagtgtataaaacgaattgtattattataagtgtatagaactattatatacaatttgaatttgtataaaatgagaaagagagaaagacaaaagagacttgacaaggaatatataattaaatcgaattgtataaaacgagaaagagagaaattagatacagtttaaaaattgtataaaacgagaaagagagaaaggcaaaagaaactgggtagggaagtatttttattgtataattataagtgtataggacgaaagtatatgtacttgcatgtgtatatacaattttctcacgctttatacaaacagaaatgcaatttatacatttcgattctgtttgtataagtgagaaaagGCGATGgtgacgagcgagatttgggagagtggcgagcaagaTGTGGAaaaggggagagaggggaataaaaatatatgtatttatacaattttctctgctttatacaattaaaaacaatttttatacacttgtctTTGTATAAatagtgaggaagcgagcgagagattggaggagagtggcgaccgagatatttgggagagaggcgtctgacaattttttataaacgtttgctatggagcacaattaaatcaaatcctagctactctatttattttaggttattagtttgctattatatacaattttcccataaAATTTCTCACGAGCCCATCGCAGTGTAAAGATTAATATTATTGAAGGTTTTAATTTCTTCCATGTCCTTCTTAGTGCCAAAAATCTGTTAATTAGTGATGTTACTTTTTCTTCGGGTTCGCTTAGTGAAGGCCCAGGGGAAGGGGTAGATCTATTTAACTGTTTGAATTTGCGTCTCCTATGAGAAATTTGTGATCTGTATTGTGAAATCAATTGCGGCTCTGGAGTTGTTTACTTGAGCTTTTTGCCTGTTCATTGTGAAATATGGGAATCTGTAATTACGATTGTGAAATATTTTAAGATTCAGATTTGAATGTCGATTAATTGGCAGCCACTGCACTGACCTTGGTACATCTTTTTATTGCCGTGAACTTTAGGTATCCAGTATTTTAGTGAATCGTATGCTTTTTGGATTTTAACTAATAAAGTAGGAATTGTTGTCAAACCTTCCGTCGCCCCAAGATGgcgataaaaaaaaacaaaaaatatgagaTAATTGATAATATCGTAGTAACGTAttcaataaaaaagataataaaaccatataaaataaatcattaattaataagtcataacgaaaataattataataaaaaaatactaaattgtGCCAAAATGAGTAAGACTAATAAGTACTAAATAATTACCTAACTAAACATTAAAAGTAAAACAgaaaaggattaaaaatatCACTGAACtataataaaaactataataaaaagtctaaaaatatatttcatccatcttttggtctaaaaatacctttttattcatctttttggTCAAAAATTACCCTTCCATCCATCTTTTTACTCACTTATACCCTTGCAACTaacaacctttttttttaaaaaaaatagttattatgtgtcattttttttattgaatgaaataaaaatccacatttattattttttccatataatttatccaaatcaaaataatatattttttcaaaattcaaaagttatattttttaaaatctagtaatttctttttttccaaaaaaaaaattgttttggataattatttttttttaaaaaaatattagtcaatATATTATGTCCCGCTAATTGTGGCatgactaatatttttttaaaaaaattaattatataaagcaattttttttgggaaaaaagaaattactagatttaaagaagggaaaagggtctgatatacccctcaactttgtcatttggagctgatatacccctcgttataaaagtggctcatatatgcccttaccgttatacaaacggctcacatatacccctgccgttacaaaatggctcacatatacccttcatttaacggaagttaaaaaattagttttaaatttatatttattacttttattttttttttaaaaattatttaggggtatatatgattcttctatcaaagttcaaggtatattttaatttttttcatacataaattattttttgacttcttttattataattatttgaatttcttattcttattttgttttttctttcattttcttagtttaaagaataaaaaattaattttttttttgtgtgtattgtaatttaatttcgtattcgaagaaaaaatttggtcatctatagtaagttttacaagaatattagtgaaacatatataaatttgattatcaaaataataattataaattagtcatttaaacaaaaaaaaaagtcaaaaaaaatatgtttgacgaggattaaatttactcatatgagattatatttttagaaaaaaataataaaaatttagatgaaaattattatttttttcatttccgttagaggaaaagggtatatgtgagccatttgtttacaagtaggggtatatatgagccactttcataacaaggggtatatcagctctaaatgacaaagttaaggggtatatcagacccttttccctttaaagaaatatattttttggatcttgaaaagacatatatgttttgatttggataaattataggaaaaaattaaaaagagagGGTTGTTAGTTGTAAGGGTATAACTGAAGCAAAAGATGGATGAAAGGGTAATTTAAGACCAAAAAGATGAATAGAAGGGTATTTTTAGACTAAAAGATGGATGGAGATATTTTTAGACCTTTTCTTATAGTTCAGGGGTACTTTTGGCCTTTTTCCGAAAGcaaaatattattatctatcaaatttgaattttggattAGGTCGGGTTGAATCAGtctttttaattgaatttgtatttagatttgaaaaaaaataataataaataaaaagaaaaagaaatactcATCGAAAATTGACTTTTATGGAATATGTGATTTTTGTGTTAGTATGGAACTATGGAtaaagttttataatttttatgttagaaTATACTCTACTTCCTCCGTCTCTTTTTATATgtcatcattttctttaaatagtTGGACAACAATActtgtcattttataaaatttatgcataatttatcatattttgccCATTATACCCTTGATAGAATAGttaattaatcttgaaaatgtattcattatttattataaagttgacttaagaaaacattaaataatgcTAGAAGGATAAAGTTACATCATTTCTTAATGTGCAAAGTGAAAATATGACATATAAAAAGGGACGGAGAGAGTGGTTAAGTTTCTccggaatttttttttaaaaaggtcaTAATACCTGGCAAATCtgttatatttattagttcataatacataaatatatcctTTAAATTGacgtcattttatatttatgaccTTCAACTTTAGATATGCGCAAACAAACATTTAAGCTTGTACTCCTTCtatccctaattacttgtctacTTTTGAATTGAGACACCTATTTAGAAAACAATTATTGCATGGTGAGTTTATCGTTTTAtccatattaattatgaagttgatgaattaaaaacttaagaatttcaagaaatttcacctttttcaaataattaattgagggtataataggtaaaaatattttgtcctttcttgctttgtcaaaatgaacaagtaatttcgaacaactaaaaaagaataagtagacaaataattaaacacagagaagtataaaattaaataagtagacACATAAGCTTAgttaagttttatataatttgaaatatctATTTGTGGACACCTAAAGTAGGAGCACATTCCCTACTTCAACCTATTAAGGTTCCATCGCTTATTTGCTGCGATATTATAGAAggctttagtttattttttgagaaaagacataaagttaCCACTGAAGTTGtctcgaattttcaaaaagacaccttaactttgtgGTGTCTTATTTCCCCACTGTACAATTTAAGAGTGTCATAAATATCACATTTTTTACCCAACCTCAAtcgcaagaaaagaaaaggtgcAATCACGCACCAATAGTTGTTTGACACGTATTAAGTTcttgtaatttttaatttttagtttcattttcattttattatcttttatttttattaactttattttcattttccccTCTTTCTTCTTAAATCTTCATTACTCAAATCTTTGTTCTTTGTTGTAAATCCTCCAAAAATAGCAGCCATAGTCACCTTCAATGTAGCCTCCATGATGCTTCCATGTTACAACACTATTTTCGCCATCAAAACATcactaaataaaatcaatgcaaCTCTCAAGTTACTAAAGCAAGTAATGAGATCAAAAAAAAGATGGAGTTTCATAGTATTCTCTAATCAAtggacttctttttttttaaaaaaaaaaacgataaaagaagaaaaagaaacaaagaaaagcaagagacaagaaaaaaaagtgataaaaatgaatgaaataaatggATCTTCTaagttgaagaagatgaagaaaaggtAATTGAATGTTTGAATTTGGATGAAGAAGATAATGGGGAAGATgatgtaaattaattaaataattaatattaaagaaatataatgaTAGCTGACACTTTATAGCTGGTTATGGCAGTGAAAAGATTGGGTCACGCGCCCCATTTGCGTGATAACAACCCAGACgagaaaatgggtcaaaatggtCCATTTACAAAGATATTAAATAGTTTCATGGGGTGATAGGACACTTACAAAATTAAggtgtctttatgcaaatacGGAACAACTTTAGAGATaactttatgttttttctcttgttttttcTCCTCCTTGGTGCCAAAAATCTGTTGATTTGTAAGGTTATTCTCTCTTCCTGTTTGCTTAGTGAAGTTCCAGCGGAAAATTAGCTGAATTTGTGTCTTCTCTGAGGTGAAATCAGTTTTTACTTGAATTTTCTGGCTGCTGTTTATCCTACTAGATCTCTGTCAATTGCCCTTGCAGCGGGTTGAACATTAGTTCCTGGTTTATGATGTTTGACAATGTGATTTCCTTCCTTCTTATGGATGCGTCCAGGAGTGTGGAGATAGTAAATTACATTTGGGACGCGTGGGTTGGTTTTGTATACAATATATGCACAATTCGTTTCAAATGATTTAACTTTTGGAATTTGTTTGTCTataagcaacaacaaaaaattaattcttatcATGAAAAGGTTCGCTATATATAATCTGCAAAGATATCCAACACTGtgtcttaaaagaaaaatctaaatTGAGAGGGAACTTGAAGGAAAGGAACCTCGAATAGAACATTCTACATGGAAGAGGCAATCTGATGCCATTATTAGTGGACCAGATTTTAGATCAGCTTGGAGTGTATGTAGGATGCATTATACGAGAACCATCTGAATTGGGAGTATTTCCATTTGAGTTGATGGGAACTGTGTAAAGATCTGATAACTCATCCTCTTTGAGTCCATGTTGATTAGACCAAGAGACTCCAGTTACCTTCCTCAAACCTTCAAGCTCAATAGTCACTTCCTTCATTGTAGGCCTATCTTCTCCATGCAACTCAAGACACTTCTTCACCAGCTCAGCCATCTGTTGAAGTTGTTCAAGATTCCCTTCTCGCAAAACACCACGATCAACAATTTGAAATAAGCGATTGTTATCCACGGACCAAACAAAATAATCAGCCAAATTCTTTTGTTCATCGTTTCTACATCTAATAATAGGTTTCAACCCTGTCAAAAGTTCTGCCAGAACTACTCCAAAGCTGTAAACATCACTTTTCTCCGTCAATTGACTTGTGCGAAAATATTCTGGATCCAAGTATCCCGATGTCCCTAAAACCAATGTAGCCACATGTGTTTGATCCAAAGGAATTAACCTTGAGGCTCCAAAATCTGCCACTTTAGCTGTGTAAACATTGTCTAACAATATGTTGGCAGACTTAACGTCTCTATGAATTATAGGCATGGACGCAAATGAATGAAGATAAGCAAGTGCAGTCGCTGTCTCTATGGAGATTCTCAACCGATTTTGCCAATTCAACCAACTCCCTCCACGTGGGTTGTGAATGCGCTCGTAAAGAGTTCCTTCAGAGACATACTCATAAACCAATAAAGGAACTTCATCTTCCAAACAACACCCAAAGAATCTCACTACGTTTCGATGGTTGATTTGAGTGAGAATAAGCACCTCATTGATAAACTGCTCAATTTGACTCTCATCCACAATTCTGGATTTTTTAATTGCAACTACACGGTTATCACTTAGCACACCTCTATATACAATCGCATGGCCACCACGACCAAGAATTCTATCATTGGCATAATTGTTTGTGGCTTTCTTGAGTTCCTTTGCTGTGAATATGTTTGTTGCTTTCACACCACCGTCATTAGAGGAGATTCTGTGTTTCAATAATAAGCCACCATTTTGTTGGAAGTATTTCTCCCTAACTTCAATCAATTTCCTTTTCCTGTTTCTGAAACAGAACCAAACTATTCCAACCACTAGGGATATAAAGGCACCAGCTCCTATACCtgtgtaattcaacttttatcATCTGTTTCAACTAGATCAAAGGTATAGGGctaattttattattgaatgtatatatgtatattattatgCTAACGAGTTAGTATTCCAGGTGGCTGTTTCAAACACATAAAAAGAAGTTTGGTCTTTGTTCCCCTCCTCTTTTTTGTAATTGCAATTAGTTGAATGGATAAGACAAAcccaaaatttacaaaaataaaataaaattgtgtgTATTCATAGCATTTGGGTGACCATAAAAGCTTTTCACTGAGGATCAAATAAGAAATGTAAAGTCAATTGTTTCTTAATACAGAAATTACTATATTTTTCTGGAAAGAAGAAAATAGTATTCTGTGGTTATGAAAGCAGGGTTGGCCAGAGGGTATATGAAATacaccaatatatatatatatatatatttacctGCAGAGAACTTGATCCATCCGAACTGATGATGGTAGGTAGCAATACAACCACGACCATCCTTTTTGCCATCACCAGTATATCCCTTGGGACAAGAACAAATGTAACTTCCTGGTACATTTATGCACATCTTTTCACACAAACTGTTATTTGGATGATCAGCACATTCATCAATATCTGAAATCAATATAACACCTGTAAATTAATGCATGATAGTTATGTTCTTGATGAAGAATTGAAACATTACTTATACCTTGGCAGCCTTGATTGAGATAAGGATTGCCCTGATAACCTGTATTACAGCTGCAGCGGTATCCGCCAAGACCAGTATCAGAATCAATGCAGTGGCTATTTTCACTGCAAGCATAATCCTCTGTTTTCAGAGCTTGCGTGCAATTAAGACTCCCGATGGCCCAATCGAGCACAATGGGGACATTAGCTTTAAACCTCTCATACAAATAATCAACAGTTCGATCATCAGCTAGATCTGGCAAGCCCCGGAAATGGAAGTGATCTGCCTCGCCCAGAAATGCATACCCACATGAATTAAACGACCAAACATTGGTATGGTTTTGTGTGCTAGACATGGTTGTGTTATAGTATTTCAAGCCCTTGGGTATCTCTGTCTGGCAGCAGCCTTTTCCCATACACTCTCCTTCTATCACATCCCTTGCGCTTGTACAGCTGACATTGCAGCTGTACTTAAAATTATTAGGCCCTGTGATGGAACCGTAATCATCACAACCAACTACTGTAAACCTGTTCAGCGAAGAGAAACTATACGGTGTTGATTCTATAAATGTGGTCCAAGCAGGTGATTCGCTGTGCACAGCTCCACTAGAGTTGTACCATCTCCAACCGATTGAATTGGAGATACGCAATTCAGCATCGGTGATGTTGTACACCACAATGTTACTTCCTATGAGGAGTTTCTGTGAACCATCATTAGATGTGTTACACCGGAGCTCGAACCCCCAATCATAGGCGCAACCTGAGCCAATACCAAATGGGTATGGAACCATAACGTTTCCACACTGCTTAGTGCATCCTGGCTTTGTGACTTTAGTGGTGTTTTGGGCTGTTGTTAATGTTAATACTAGCACACAAGCGTAGAAACAAGCAAGCAAATTCATCTGTTTAAGTTAAATCGTTTTTGAGAATTTCCAAAATTATACAAACTAGTTCGACCAACAACTTACTGTAATTATTACTATATAGACATAGtactatgatttttttattttcatattttaatacaaCAAAATGCAAAGACTTGGGGTCAACCATGCCTAAGGGACCAGGTTTATTACTGGTTCAGAAGAGTCAAGAGTCTAGTAAATCTGTCATATTGCACAAAGAAAAGAAagcaaattttaaataataagttTTGCGTGAAAAAGAAACTAAATTATCATCATCTCCACAATAATTGGACCTAAAATTGGTAGAAAAAAGACAAGCTAGTAAATATTCTTTGGTTGACTACCTCGAAAGAGGACTGAGTTGGGTACAGAAGAATAGTCGTTTACACGTACCAAACTTCATTTCAAAGTTAGCTGTTCTAGCTAGGCCTGGACAAATTTGTAGTATTTGTTGAAGGGAAGTTGATGAAACGTGTCAAAGGAACATTTTTGGTGAAGCTGTCTTGCGAGTTAGAGTTTGAGTTAAACTAGGACTAGACTACTAAATCCTAATTTATATACAAGTCTATACTTTGTACAACTAAAGCTGATCTAGTTGATTAGGATAAGgtgtaaatatatttattgagaAAAAACATAAAGTCACCACTGAAGTTGTTTCTAATTTTCAAAATGACACTTTAACTTTGCGGGTGTACATTCAGCAAAACAAGTAATACAGTTGGGCAAGATCATAGCCTTAGGgcaacaaacaaaaaaacattaGACAAAAGCTATTAGACAGAACAAAACAGGATTCAATTTCATTGCACAAAAGGAGCATCCAATACATTAAGATAAAACTGAATCAAGGAACCCTGACATTTGCCACACAAAAGAAAGGACAAAAGGACAAACATTAGAGGGACTAGGAGTGGGGAGGCTGATGGTAGAGAGACTGAATGATGAGGGTAAGTCGAGCATTGGCTTCATCATTATCCTTGAATGCCTTTTCCTGCAATGCAGCAATCTTGGCCCTCAGTTCCTCATTCTGCCTATGCAGCACTTGAATTTCAGAGGGACATCCCTCAGTCTGCGCCTTGAGCAACTCAGCTTTGAGTATAGCAATTTCAGCATCTTTGTTGCTCACTCTCCCAGTCATTTCCTCCAATTCATGCTTCAGTTGATCCTGCCCTGCTATCAGCTGAGACACCTTTCTCTTTGGATTTTCCTTCCCTTCGATGCACTCGCATTCGACTAAAGTGTTCCCAGTGAATGATTGCTTAACAGTCCCCACTTTTCCTTCCCCTAGTGGAATGTTCAGATACTGAAACATTGAACTGACTATATCCCATTCTTTTTCAATAAATGTGTATTGTGATAGTCAAGTTGCTATACATATAGCTCACAATCCTGTTTTTCATGAAAGGACTAAACATATTGAAGATGATTTCCACTTTGTACGATATAAACTACAAGAAGGACTCATATCTCTTCACCATGTCGCCACTATTGAACAGCTAGCAGACATTCTCACTAAAGCACTTACTGGTATCAAACATGCTGCAGTTCTAAGCAAGTTGGCTGTGAGATCATCACACCAACTTGAGGGGTATTAACAATTACAACTACACAATACAACTAATTATTTAGCTCAGCCGTAGTTAATTAGTTTGTTACAATTCATCAGCTTGCTTACTCATAATTGTAATTTGTTATATGGCAGTTAGTTCGTTAGGATTTTTTTCATATCTTTGATTGTTCTAGAATAGTCTCATCTACATGTATATAATGCTGGGTTCATCAATGAAACAGTATCAATTTTCATTCTCTTCAAACACAGAACTCTTAGCTTTCTTCGTGCCTTCCCTATTTCGTCTCAATTGAGtttgttgtatgttttgatAGTATGGAACCGTAACGTTCCCACACTTGTTACGACATCCTGGTTTAGTGAAATTTCCACCTTTAGTAATGGTGGTGTTGGTAGTATTAGTCGTATCTTGGGCAGTGGCTAATGTTAGTACACAAGCATAGAAACAGGCAATTTGGTAAGGAAGCAAATTCATCTGTTTTAGTTCCATAGTTTTTGAGAATCTCCAAGATGATTCGACCAACAACTTactatattattaatatatagacATAGTAGtatcatctttatttttatttttttttactttcatatTAGTTAAAAATATGCGAAGACTTGGGGTCAACCATGCCTAAGGGACCAGGTTCACCACTGGTTCACACGCAAGTCTTGTAACTCTGTCATGTTGTACAAAGAAAgccaaattttaaataataaggtTTTGCGTggaaaaaaaaaccctaaattaTCATCGCCACAAATATTGGAGTTGGGCATATAATCTTGGAAAAAAGACAAGCTAGTAGGAGTAATATTCTTTGATTGACTACCTCGTAAGAATAGTCGTTAACATCATTTCTAACTTAGGATAATTTGTAGTTCTAGTATttagcaaaaaaatatatactagcCATGAGACGTACGAGTTTCTCAAGAGGATTTGTGGCAACCACAACTCATCTCATCGGTCATCAAAATATTTCTCCAAGCTATAAAGATATCCTCTAGAAGATTCATACGATACTTTCTGCGTTAAACCTGA
Proteins encoded:
- the LOC107001596 gene encoding uncharacterized protein LOC107001596 is translated as MELKQMIFFSYQITCFYVCVLILTLATAQNTTKVTKPGCTKQCGNVMVPYPFGIGSGCAYDWGFELRCNTSNDGSQKLLIGSNIVVYNITDAELRISNSIGWRCYNSTGAVLDESLAWTRFLETTPYSFSALNRFTVVGCDDYASITGPNNFVYGCNVSCTSTRDVVEGECTGKGCCQTQIPKGLKYYNTTMSSTQNHTDVWSFNSCLYAFLGEADHFHFRGLPDIADDRTVNYLYERIKANVPIVLDWAIGSLACTQALKTEDYACRENSYCIGSDTGLGGYRCSCNPGYQGNPYLNQGCQDIDECANNSFCEKMCINTPGSFNCSCPHGYTGDGKKDGRGCIAPYHDQFPWIKVSAGTGVGLITLVVVITLLYICIKKRKLIQIREKFFKQNGGLLLKERISKKEGGVEATRVFTAEELKKATNNYANDRILGHGGNGIVYRGELRDNRIVAIKKSRIVDESQIEQFINEVVILTQINHRNVVKLFGCCLEDEVPLLVYEYVSEGNLYEHIHNQRGGGWLTWKNRVRIAAEIATTLAYLHSFASMPIIHRDIKSANILLDSGYTAKVADFGVSKLIPLDQTHVATLVLGTSGYLDPEYFRTSQLTEKSDVYSFGVVLAELLTGLKPIIRARDEDNKNLADLLVLSMNKNSLFDIIDGRILQEGSHEQLQKMAELAKKCLQPHGEDRPTMKEMSIELEGLRKVTGISSSSQHEQDEKADHYSVPINSYKNIPNSVSSCIMHPTYNTSYLNIPLGEGKVGTVKQSFTGNTLVECECIEGKENPKRKVSQLIAGQDQLKHELEEMTGRVSNKDAEIAILKAELLKAQTEGCPSEIQVLHRQNEELRAKIAALQEKAFKDNDEANARLTLIIHKQMNLLACFYACVLVLTLTTAQNTTKVTKPGCTKQCGNVMVPYPFGIGSGCAYDWGFELRCNTSNDGSQKLLIGSNIVVYNITDAELRISNSIGWRWYNSSGAVHSESPAWTTFIESTPYSFSSLNRFTVVGCDDYGSITGPNNFKYSCNVSCTSARDVIEGECMGKGCCQTEIPKGLKYYNTTMSSTQNHTNVWSFNSCGYAFLGEADHFHFRGLPDLADDRTVDYLYERFKANVPIVLDWAIGSLNCTQALKTEDYACSENSHCIDSDTGLGGYRCSCNTGYQGNPYLNQGCQDIDECADHPNNSLCEKMCINVPGSYICSCPKGYTGDGKKDGRGCIATYHHQFGWIKFSAGIGAGAFISLVVGIVWFCFRNRKRKLIEVREKYFQQNGGLLLKHRISSNDGGVKATNIFTAKELKKATNNYANDRILGRGGHAIVYRGVLSDNRVVAIKKSRIVDESQIEQFINEVLILTQINHRNVVRFFGCCLEDEVPLLVYEYVSEGTLYERIHNPRGGSWLNWQNRLRISIETATALAYLHSFASMPIIHRDVKSANILLDNVYTAKVADFGASRLIPLDQTHVATLVLGTSGYLDPEYFRTSQLTEKSDVYSFGVVLAELLTGLKPIIRCRNDEQKNLADYFVWSVDNNRLFQIVDRGVLREGNLEQLQQMAELVKKCLELHGEDRPTMKEVTIELEGLRKVTGVSWSNQHGLKEDELSDLYTVPINSNGNTPNSDGSRIMHPTYTPS